ACAGTAACATGCTTTACATCAGCCATCGTAAACTAGGGCCCTGTGTTTCCGACaatcatgtcacatgacctggatttTAAAAGCTTTAAATAAAAGTTTTTAACAAACTCTCCCATTTTATTTTTATGTCAGATGGTTCAGCACCGTCAGACAATAGAGCCACACAGTGGAAGTGTCACAATACCCAttaaacctagcggtcaaacaaggaaatggttccaattgtttttcccataggggattttagaaacccTTAAAATAAGGGCTTTGTTTTGTgaaggcttaccctggtgtgatgttttgataaccatgtaaatatcTCTAGGACAAGGAgacttttatcaatatagtcGGCTCTATTTATACTTAAATTCTAAAATtataattagcatcaaagtagacatcgtTCAAAACTACAAAACCCTGCAAGTTCTACCTGACACCGtttctaacaggtattgtgtacaTTTAAAACTTGCCCAAGACAGTTTACAGATTTGTCAATTTAAacaaatgtagccaatttattaattCCTAAATTTAGCTAatattagatagttaatccagagattcttactttTGCCTCGATTCGTCACCCTCATCCAGAGCATCATGTCATTTATAGTTCTGTATGATAGCCatattagcagctaattagcatttcattttggggTAAATACAGGTGAATGTATTGACAAATGTCAGCttgagatttacacggttatcaaaacatcacaccagggtaagccttcactaaacacagcccttattttaagtgtttctaaaatcctctatggaaaaaacgattggaaccatttccttgtttgaccgctaggttttatgggtattatgactcatactgtggtactctattgcTTTCATTCTAATTTCTGGAGATAAAGGGTCAAGTCTAGGTAATGTGACATGATAGCCCAATACATAGAGCCCAATACGTAGAGTCCTAATCATCATAACACAAAAGGAAATGGATGTCTATAAATCCAGTATCGCTGAATTGGAAATGGCTAATGATGACAGTTTCTTACATCTTCAGTGGACTTGGAGGGGAGCCTGTGTCGAGTAGACATGCTGCGGACGTATGTCTCAATGTCTGAATtcagctagagagagaaagagacagagagacttgaAATTCTATATTGAAGAAGGGGACTATAGGCCAATTTCTCAATATGGTCCGGGTCTCTTTTGACTCCGCTCCATCTAAACCCTCCCCAGCCCTCTCTCCTCCTACCTTCCGTCCAACGGTCTCTAAGGCGGAGCGTATCTCTCTGCTGAGGACCCCCTGTGCATGCTGCAGCTGTGAGGGGAGCACGTTGTGGAACTGAGGGTCCCCTATCACGTGACGTGTGCGTTCTCGAAGCCCTGCCCAGTTGAGCTGCTGGGGCAGGCGGGTCAGCACCGACCTCAGGTGTTCCAAGTCATTCACTACTACAcacagctggaggagaggaggagggaggggagcggagggagggaggggggaggaggagaggagaggaggggggagattgagagacacagagaggtggCAATTAACACAATTCATTCACTTGAATGTAGTTAAGAGAaaaggagatagagagaaggacAAGAGGGAAGAAAGATTGAGCAGAGGGGAATGAAAGGGGAAGAGATACGAAGGAGGAGTGTTCTTTCCTTCACCTTGTTGACAGCGCTGCTGTGGTCAGAGTTCTCAGACAGCTCTCTGACCCGCTCCTTCAGGATACGACAGTAGTTCACCACGATCTTACACAcgtcctgaacacacacacacacattgaaatgAGCTAAATCTTGTATACCAACAATATTAAATGTGTGtattttatacctttatttaactaggcaagtcgatTAAGAACAACTTCGCCCACCCCAGCCTGGTGGGACACAATGAgtcaattgtgcactgccctatgggactccaaatcacagccggatgtgacgcagcctggatttgaaccaggtactgcagtgacacctcttgcactgagatgcagtgtcttagaccactgcgccactcgagagccccAAGTATGATAGAGCACGTTCTTGTCTGGTTATGATGAGATACTATGCGTATCTGCATGATCATGCATTTTTGTGATGCACTACCTCAGTGAGTTTGACCATTAGCATGAAGGCCTCCTCAGGGTCTGGCCAGGAGAGCTGCTCCCACAGCTGACAGATGGGCTGGACACAGGCCACCAGGTCTACGGCTGATGAGCTGTGTTTGATGGGCGCCATCCCCGACTGAAGCGGTTGCAGCTGGGGGAAGAGAGGGTGGACGGGTTGAGTATCTAGCTTTAAGGTGTACAGTAAATATTACCTGGTAGGGGGACGGGATGAGTATCTCACCTAGCTTCAAGGTGTACAGTAAATATTACCTGGTAGGGGGACAGGATGAGTATCTCACCTAGCTTCAAGGTGTACAGTAAATATTACCTGGTAGGGGGACGGGATGAGTATCTCACCTAGCTTCAAGGTGTACAGTGAATATTACCTGGTAGGGTGACGGGATGAGTATCTCACCTAGCTTCAAGGTGTACAGTAAATATTACCTGGTAGGGGGACGGGATGAGTATCTCACCTAGCTTCAAGGTGTACAGTGAATATTACCTGGTAGGGTGACGGGATGAGTATCTCACCTAGCTTCAAGGTGTACAGTGAATATTACCTGGTAGGGGGACGGGATGAGTATCTCACCTAGCTTCAAGGTGTACAGTGAATATTACCTGGTAGGGTGACGGGATGAGTATCTCACCTAGCTTCAAGGTGTACAGTGAATATTACCTGGTAGGGGGACGGGATGAGTATCTCACCTAGCTTCAAGGTGTACAGTAAATATTACCTGGTATCTATTCTATAAACTggctggttcgagccctgaatgctgactggctgacagcagtggtatatcataccgtataccacaggtatgacaaaacatttatttttactgctctaattacgttggtaaccagtttataatagcaataaggcacctcatgggtttgtgatggccaatataccactctgcgatgcgtcgtgcctaagaactgcccttagccgtggtatattggccatataccacatccccTCGGGCCTTACTGCTTAATTATATTGCTTCACTAGGTGTTATGTTATAACAGTATGTTACCTGGTCCACCTGCACAGCTCTCTCCACCCTGTCCTGAGTGGTGCTGAAGGCCTTGTTCAACCAATAGGGAAGCGCCTCACGGAAGCCCTCATGGAAGTTAGTCAGCTCCAACAGTTTAACACTGAAACAAAGCAACAGCCTTAgctctacactgagtgtaccaaacattaggaacaccttccgaatattgagtttcacccccCCCCGTCTtcttccctcagaacagcctcaattcatcggggcatggactctacaaggtgtcaaaagcattccacagagatgctggcccatgttgactccaatgcttcccacagttttgtcaagttggctggatgtcgtttgggtgatggaccattcttgatacacacgggaaactgttgagcgtgaaaaacccagcagcgttacagttcttgacacaaaccggtgcgcctggcacctgctaccataccctgttcaaaggcacttacatctttggTCTTGGATGTTTAAGTCTTTaggacaattgagacatggattgtgtatgtgtgccattcattgGGTGAAAATAATATATATGTGTCGTTGAACTGAAGCTGTTCTAAGgggagggggggtgcaactcaatattaggaaggtgttcttaatgttttgtacactcagtgtatatagtgtAGTAATGTGAAGTACTGCGTATGTATCAGGGAGTAGTGTGTTAGTAGTATGTAGTACTGCGTATATAGTATAAGGGAGTAATTTGTACTACCGAGCAACGTTCACTCAATTTTTTTGTTGtcactgagcaaatgtcaagTGTTTACTGTGAAAACTGCCAAGtgggctactgtggctatttgatcataatgtaggcctaccagagtggtcTACCATAAAAAACTATGGAGAAAAAtgtatcccataacattttaacatggaaatagctgttctatcgttcagcctacagtagcagtgtggtggtcaatgtaggcctacattctatGAGacttttgaagaaaaaaaacatgcagggcttgacattaacctgtttatccacttgtccctCAGTCAAGGAGCTGACTGAAGAaatcactttacaaaataaaattaattattattcccataccattattacagagaatgagacaaattatgctacgctctgcctattggctacttagcttattcaagaccgttttaaaatacaacactgcccctttaagacataaaaagctctttacctgactggcttttcaaaTATAGCTAGAAATGCatacattttgtgctcttgttgGAAGCAACCACTCtcccattgctgactacaaatgatctataactgggctaataactcactaacgaGGATATGAACAAGGATATGAACAAGGATATGAACAACATGTGCAcatgtggctacatgcagctctcgctttgatctcaaaacaagcgcatcaactcacgaccgctcatgctgtaaacacagtccagttcaaagtgaatggcacagatacatATTTGGCCATcgctatttgcatataggcctccTTCAGCTCCGATTGGTTATGACCCCCCCCGTCTGTGTACGGGCCTGAGTTGTGCTTGCCAATGGAATAGTTCGTTTTGCATACTACATCTAGCATAGTGTCTTTTGTTTCGGTATATTACAATTAAAATTCCCACAGTTGAGCAaaatgttgatagtgttaatTGAAGGGGAAAACGACAGAAAGTTGAGTGCGGACTCGCATGCATACAGCTAACAGGGTTCGTTGCTACTGAGTATGTAGTATAAGGGAGTAACCTCTGACCTTTTCTGTAGTAAGGCCTTGTCTTTGTGGATGGCCTGTAGACTCAGGTAGAGAGGGAACAAGCCATTGGCTAGACTCTGCTCCATCTTACCCTCCATTTGGTTTAGGGTGTCCCTCACCTCCCCCGCCAActgagcgagagcgagagagacagagagagacacagagagacacagagacagagggagagagagagaagcagtgagttacacagtggagagagggagtaagagagGTAGGGAGTAATGCAGTTATCTTTCACAGCCACTTACCAGGGAGTCCAGCTTTTGGTAGACTATAGTGAACACATCAGCCTGCACAgcactacacagagagagagaaacccattCAAGTCCATTCATGTGATTAACAGTCAGACCTTCTTCGTATTCAAGACAGATAATGTGATCTCCCTCCATACAGTCGTTCTGTGTGGTCGTCTGTCTCCTACCTGATAAACCCTCTAATGTGATCTCCCTCCATACAGTCGTTCTGTGTGGTCGTCTGTCTCCTACCTGATAAACCCTCTAATGTGATCTCCCTCCATACAGTCGTTCTGTGTGGTCGTCTGTCTCCTACCTGATAAACCCTCTAATGTGATCTCCCTCCATACAGTCGTTCTGTGTGGTCGTCTGTCTCCTACCTGATAAACCCTCTAATGTGATCTCCCTCCATACAGTCGTTCTGTGTGGTCGTCTGTCTCCTACCTGATAAACCCTCTAATGTGATCTCCCTCCATACAGTCGTTCTGTGTGGTCGTCGGTCTCCTACCTGATAAACCCTCTAATGTGATCTCCCTCCATACAGTCGTTCTGTGTGGTCGTCTGTCTCCTACCTGATAAACCCTCTAATGTGATCTCCCTCCATACAGTCGTTCTGTGTGGTCGTCTGTCTCCTACCTGATAAACCCTCTAATGTGATCTCCCTCCATACAGTCGTTCTGTGTGGTCGTCTGTCTCCTACCTGATAAACCCTCTAATGTGATCTCCCTCTATACAGTCGTTCTGTGTGGTCGTCTGTCTCCTACCTGATAAACCCTCTAATGTGATCTCCCTCCATACAGTCGTTCTGTGTGGTCGTCTGTCTCCTACCCGATAAACCCTCTAATGTGATCTCCCTCCATACAGTCGTTCTGTGTGGTCGTCTGTCTCCTACCTGATAAACCCTCTAATGTGATCTCCCTCTATACAGTCGTTCTGTGTGGTCGTCTGTCTCCTACCTGATAAACCCTCTAATGTGATCTCCCTCCATACAGTCGTTCTGTGTGGTCGTCTGTCTCCTACCTGATAAACCCTCTAATGTGATCTCCCTCCATACAGTCGTTCTGTGTGGTCGTCTGTCTCCTACCTGATAAACCCTCTAATGTGATCTCCCTCCATACAGTCGTTCTGTGTGGTCGTCTGTCTCCTACCTGATAAACCCTCTAATGTGATCTCCCTCTATACAGTCGTTCTGTGTGGTCATCTGTCTCCTACCTGATAAACCCTCTAATGTGATCTCCCTCCATACAGTCGTTCTGTGTGGTCGTCTGTCTCCTACCTGATAAACCCTCTAATGTGATCTCCCTCCATACAGTCGTTCTGTGTGGTCGTCTGTCTCCTACCTGATAAACCCTCTAATGTGATCTCCCTCCATACAGTCGTTCTGTGTGGTCGTCTGTCTCCTACCTGATAAACCCTCTAATGTGATCTCCCTCCATACAGTCGTTCTGTGTGGTCGTCTGTCTCCTACCTGATAAACCCTCTAATGTGATCTCCCTCCATACAGTCGTTCTGTGTGGTCGTCTGTCTCCTACCTGATAAACCCTCTAATGTGATCTCCCTCCATACAGTCGTTCTGTGTGGTCGTCTGTCTCCTACCTGATAAACCCTCTAATGTgatctctctccatacagtcgtTCTGTGTGGTCGTCTGTCTCCTACCTGACAAACACTTTATTCCAGCTGTCCTTGTTGTGCTTGATGTCCTCCTGCACTTCACCTATCAGCCTAGAGAGGGCACTCACGGTCTCTGTCAGGTcctgggagggggaggaagaggagggtgggGATGGAAAGAGATAAAGTTACAGAATGTGGGTAAATAAATGCTTGATGTGCTTTGAAAGTGATATATGGGAGGGGTCTCTTTGCTTGTCTGCAGCCTACCTTGGTCATGGGCTGGTGTAACCCCTTCTTAATGGAGAACCACTCCTGTGTACCAGACTGAGGAAAACAAAAGACTTTCAGTCGAACAGAGTAACATAGCTCTGCGGATCGTTTAACCGATAGTACATACAATATTAACTGTAGTCTTTAAAGTGGTCTTTCGATATGTACTCACATGCACCGCGTCATTGACCTCGTCGTGCAGGTCAAACTGAGCCGGGTTCAGCTTCTGAAACGCCCGCGTCTTACATATCTGAGACAGGATTCTAAAACACACAGTTTGTTCAGTAGATCTGTTTTAAACACATACTATATgacacacagacgcacgcacgcacgcacgcacgcacgcacgcacgcacgcacgcacgcacgcacgcacgcacgcacgcacgcacgcacgcacgcacgcacgcacgcacgcacgcacgcacgcacgcacgcacgcacgcacgcacgcacgcacgcacgcacgcacgcacacacacacacacacacacacacacacacacacacacacacacacacacacacacacacacacacacacacacacacacacacacacacacactcgcagcAGGGTACCTGAGTAGTGTATGTAGGCGAGGGTTAGCGTCCTGCGTTGGGGGAAATATGTCTCTGTATTTGGCCACGAGACACAGTCCGTACTGCAGGAAACCATGGAGAGAGTCCCCTAGCTCCTGTTTCTGCACATATGTCAATGTGTTTACGTCATTAGAAAATAATATACAGGGTATAATATGCCAAATAAGGAAAGGAAGGCCTGTTTTACCTGTTGGTAGGGCAGCTCCTGTTGGTGCCAGTGGTACTCTATACTGGTCAGCTGCTGCAGCAGCAGTGAGGAGTCCACCTCTAAACTCTGGTAAAGTTTACTGTAGGCCACCCACTTCCTGTAAGACATATGTCAACGTGtacgtgagtgtgtgcgtgtgtgtgtgtgtgtgtgtgtgtgtgtgtgtgtgtgtgtgtgtgtgtgtgtgtgtgtgtgtgtgtgtgtgtgtgtgtgtgtgtgtgtgtgtgtgtgtgtgtgtgttgagtgtgtggTACTTACGCCAGATCCTGCAGGAAAGGTGAGAGGTCATTCTGAGTGGCGTATAGTTCCAACAGGGTCTGTCCTTCCCCACACAAGTCTCCTTTCCACGGACCACTaccctgggggagagagaggtgtattgCCTTCACAGATGAACCACTAGATGTACACTaccctgggggagagagaggtgtattgCCTTCACAGATGAAACACTAGATGTACACTaccctgggggagagagaggtgtattgCCTTCACAGATGAACCACTAGATGTACACTaccctgggggagagagaggtgtattgCCTTCACAGATGAACCACTAGATGTACACTaccctgggggagagagaggtgtattgCCTTCACAGATGAACCACTAGATGTACACTaccctgggggagagagaggtgtattgCCTTCACAGATGAACCACTAGATGTACACTaccctgggggagagagaggtgtattgCCTTCACAGATGAACCACTAGATGTACACTACCCTGGGGGAGAGATAGGTGTATTGCCTTCACAGATGAACCACTAGATGTGCATGTATGACTGTCAGATGTTCAAACTGAACTGTTTATTACCTGTTGCTTAGAGATGTGTGACTGGACAAACTGTTACCTGTTGCTTAGAGATGTGTGACTGGACAAACTGTTACCTGTTGCTTAGAGATGTGTGACTGGACAAACTGTTACCTGTTGCTTAGAGATGTGTGACTAGACAAACTGTTACCTGCTGCTTAGAGATGTGTGACTGGATAGACTGTTACCTGTTGCTTAGAGATGTGTGACTCGACAAACTGTTACCTGCTGCTTAGAGATGTGTGACTGGACAAACTGTTACCTGTTGCTTAGAGATGTGTGACTGGACAAACTGTTACCTGTTGCTTAGAGATGTGTGACTGGACAAACTGTTACCTGTTGCTTAGAGATGTGTGACTAGACAAACTGTTACCTGCTGCTTAGAGATGTGTGACTGGATAGACTGTTACCTGTTGCTTAGAGATGTGTGACTGGACAAACTGTTACCTGTTGCTTAGAGATGTGTGACTGGACAAACTGTTACCTGTTGCTTAGAGATGTGTGACTGGATAGACTGTTACCTGCTGCTTAGAGATGTGTGACTGGACCAACTGTTACCTGTTGCTTAGAGATGTGTGACTGGATAGACTGTTACCTGCTGCTTAGAGATGTGTGACTGGACAAACTGTTACCTGTTGCTTAGAGATGTGTGACTGGACAAACTGTTACCTGTTGCTTAGAGATGTGTGACTGGACAAACTGTTATCTGTTGCTTAGAGATGTGTGACTGGACAAACTGTTACCTGTTGCTTTGAGATGTGTGACTGGAGAAACTGTTACCTGTTGCTTAGAGATGTGTGACTGGACCAACTGTTACCTGTTGCTTAGAGATGTGTGACTGGACAAACTGTTACCTGTTGCTTAGAGATGTGTGACTGGACAAACTGTTACCTGTTGCTTAGAGATGTGTGACTGGACACACTGTTATCTGTTGCTTAGAGATGTGTGACTGGACCAACTGTTACCTGTTGCTTAGAGATGTGTGACTGGACAAACTGTTACCTGTTGCTTAGAGATGTGTGACTGGACCAACTGTTACCTGTTGCTTAGAGATGTGTGACTGGACAAACTGTTACCTGTTGCTTAGAGATGTGTGACTGGACACACTGTTATCTGTTGCTTAGAGATGTGTGACTGGACCAACTGTTACCTGTTGCTTAGAGATGTGTGACTGGACAAACTGTTACCTGCTGCTTAGAGATGTGTGACTGGACCAACTGTTACCTGTTGCTTAGAGACGTGTGACTGGAGAAACTGTTACCTGTTGCTTAGAGATGTGTGACTGGACACACTGTTATCTGTTGCTTAGAGATGTGTGCCTGGACCAACTGTTACCTGTTGCTTAGAGATGTGTGACTGGAGAAACTGTTACCTGTTGCTTAGAGATGTGTGACTGGAGAAACTGTTACCTGTTGCTTAGAGATGTGTGACTGGACAAACTATTACCTGTTGCTTAGAGATGTGTGACTGGACAAACTGTTACCTGTTGCTTAGAGATGTGTGACTGGAGAAACTGTTACCTGTTGCTTAGAGATGTGTGACTGGACAAACTGCTGCAGGATCCCACAGTAGTTGACGTAGGCACTACGACCTGCACTCAATGTCCCGTCTCTCtgtcacagagaagcattttGTAATGAGTATGTGTCTTCGTCATCCAGTAGATCACAAACTAGATCAACTCTCTCTTACTGTTAAATCCCACATATCTCACATTTTCTGTTAGAGAAAAACCACCCTGCTCTTTGGGCGCTTCTCTCATCAGTCTGACCATATATTTAAATTGACATGGTTGGTTTTATGTGTTCATTACATTATGTTGTAACATCATGTGCTACTAGAGAGTTGTAGAGGGACTTGAGCTCCATACCTCTTTGTGGGTGAATTTGAGCTGCAGATGACACTGGCCCCGATCTGGATACGTCTCTGTTCTCGGCTCCAGAACATACCAGTTATCCTCTGTACAATTCAGGtcctacacacgcacacacacacacacacacacacacacacacacacacacacacacacacacacacacacacacacacacacacacacacacacacacacacacacacacacacacacacacacacacacacacacacacaaaattcgGAGCATTACTTGATGAGCATCAAGGTGGGTGAGCATCTATGTGGATGAGCGTCCTGGTGGATGAGCGTCCTGGTGGGTGAGCGTCCTGGTGGGTGAGCGTCCTGGTGGATGAGCGTCCTGGTGGGTGAGCGTCATGGTGGGTGAGCGTCCTGGTGGGTGAGCGTCATGGTGGGTGAGCGTCATGGTGGGTGAGTGTAGAAACTGCTTTACCTTCAGTCTCAGAACAATGTTTCCCAAGAAATCATCCTGGCCTTTTAATTTCTTAGCATCCTTGATCATCCTGAATGGGAACATAAACAATCAACAttgggatagtgtgtgtgtgtgtgtgtgtgtgtgtgtgtgtgtgtgtgtgtgtgtgtgtgtgtgtgtgtgcgtgtgcgtgtgtgcgtgtgtgcgtgtgtgtgtgcgtgtgcgagtGAGCTCTACCTCCTCAGTCCATGGAAGTTGGTTCTGATCTCTTCAAGCTTCTGTGCCAGAGACACCTCCTCATCCCTGTCCCTACGAGAGAGAGATTGATCAGACATTAATATGGAAAAAGATTTTCTTTTGGTTTCTTTTCCTTCAAGCCGACTACCAAACAGTAGACTACTGGTTACTCACCACATCTCCATGTGGAAGCTTGCCCCGGCAGTTTCTTCAAACTCCCTACCAGCCCAGGGTAAGAGAGAGGTTTATAATCTTCATGAAAGACACttaatatatttaaaataatatatatatttacaaaaaatgggggattggaaatgatgcagacaattacattgatagaagccacaatctatctgcactaTTCAAGCTGATCTACCacctaaaataataataataaactgaAATACAAACATGAGTAGCTTCAGTGTTTACTTTATCAGGACGTTCAAGGCGgtacaaactgatctgggatcagggcTATCAGGACGTTCAAGGCagtacaaactgatctgggaccaggctatcagGACATTCAAGGCGgtacaaactgatctgggaccaggctatcagGACGTTCAAGGCGgtacaaactgatctgggatcaggctatcAGGACGTTCAAGGCGgtacaaactgatctgggatcagggcTATCAGGACGTTCAAGGCGgtacaaactgatctgggaccagggctATCAGGACGTTCAAGGCagtacaaactgatctgggatcagggcTATCAGGACGTTCAAGGCagtacaaactgatctgggaccaggctatcagGACGTTCAAGGCGgtacaaactgatctgggatcagggcTATCAGGACGTTCAAGGCGgtacaaactgatctgggaccagggctATCAGGACGTTCAAGGCagtacaaactgatctgggatcagggcTATCAGGACGTTCAAGGCGgtacaaactgatctgggaccagggctATCAGGACGTTCAAGGCagtacaaactgatctgggatcagggcTATCAGGACGTTCAAGGCGgtacaaactgatctgggaccaggctatcagGACGTTCAAGGCGGTACAAACGGATCTGGGATCAGGGCTATCAGGACGTTCAAGGCagtacaaactgatctgggaccaggctatttcAAGGCACCTTATGTAACGTAAACTCATAGGTGTGTTCTATGTATGTAACAGATAgggcaacacctcacggcacaacacctctcccctatttgacctagatagtttgtgtgtatgtattgatatgtaggctacttgtgtcatttttttatttatgtagttctgtccttgagctgttcttgtctattaacgttctgtattatgtcatgtttcatgtttgtgtggactccaggaagtgtagctgctgcttttgcaacagttcatggggatcctaataaaataccaaaataggTTCTATGTTCTATCTAAACGTTCCTTCACGCACAGTACGAAGGTCTGGTTCCAGATGGGGTTGAGGGTCTGTTTCTTGGTTTCTGTCGTGTAAACCTCCTCGTCTGAGACGGCGTCCTTCACCACGGCTTTACGGGGTTTAGATCTGGACCGTCGTGTCTTGCTCTCCTTCTCATCCTCCAGAATGGTCAGCAAGCAGTATGGGTCACTGAAACCTGCGGACAACATAACACACCGGAAGATTCACAGACCACAACTGCTAGATCTGTGGTTCCTAAACGGACCAACCTAAATCCAGGACTCTCTTGGCCACCTTCAGATAATCAAAATAGTTTAAGTACATTTGATTGTGTTCACAGATCTGAAGTATGACATACCACTGACGTCTTTTCCCAGGATGCCCTTGGCTTCCTTCACAGTGGCCATCAGACAGTAGACTGGAGGCTGTGGACAAGACTCAGACTTTGTATGAcagaaccagtggaggctgctgaggggaggacggctcataataatgactggaacggagcaaatggaatggcatcaaactactggaaaccatgtgttagatgtatttgataccattccactgattccgttCCGGTCATTACCACAGGCCCGTTGTCCCCAATTAAgatgtcaccaacctcctgtggacaTAACCCCCTTAGATACTGTATAGGTAAATACTGCTGGGTCAAATGGCTTCTCCTAGAAGTATGAAACTCCTCTGCTTACACACCTCTGTGTCCTGGACCCTCTCTGTCAGACTCTGGTGTTCATCCTCTGCCATAGAGAAAGCCtgaagggggaggggaggggtagtTTGATAGCAACAAGGTACTGTATTAGTATTTGGACAATAAAATAATCAGAACACATTTTGTCAGAGAGAGATTTAGGATACAGTAAGTTGAGAGTGTTCGGTTAGATGTCATGTCTGTGAGATGGTTAGGATAGAGTTAGTTGAGAGTGTTCGGTTAGATGTCATGTCTGTGAGATGGT
This genomic stretch from Salvelinus namaycush isolate Seneca chromosome 4, SaNama_1.0, whole genome shotgun sequence harbors:
- the LOC120046094 gene encoding protein unc-13 homolog D-like, with the translated sequence MMPSQDGLSTTGDNLLQPPDQARGSTRNRPRQSSPARKLGMTRRQKDRRDFKENENPEEKEKRHKEQELKPLYKELLYTIIHKLGKPASAEVFTDNQLHQYIREAFSMAEDEHQSLTERVQDTEPPVYCLMATVKEAKGILGKDVSGFSDPYCLLTILEDEKESKTRRSRSKPRKAVVKDAVSDEEVYTTETKKQTLNPIWNQTFVLEFEETAGASFHMEMWDRDEEVSLAQKLEEIRTNFHGLRRMIKDAKKLKGQDDFLGNIVLRLKDLNCTEDNWYVLEPRTETYPDRGQCHLQLKFTHKERDGTLSAGRSAYVNYCGILQQFVQSHISKQQGSGPWKGDLCGEGQTLLELYATQNDLSPFLQDLAKWVAYSKLYQSLEVDSSLLLQQLTSIEYHWHQQELPYQQKQELGDSLHGFLQYGLCLVAKYRDIFPPTQDANPRLHTLLRILSQICKTRAFQKLNPAQFDLHDEVNDAVHSGTQEWFSIKKGLHQPMTKDLTETVSALSRLIGEVQEDIKHNKDSWNKVFVSAVQADVFTIVYQKLDSLLAGEVRDTLNQMEGKMEQSLANGLFPLYLSLQAIHKDKALLQKSVKLLELTNFHEGFREALPYWLNKAFSTTQDRVERAVQVDQLQPLQSGMAPIKHSSSAVDLVACVQPICQLWEQLSWPDPEEAFMLMVKLTEDVCKIVVNYCRILKERVRELSENSDHSSAVNKLCVVVNDLEHLRSVLTRLPQQLNWAGLRERTRHVIGDPQFHNVLPSQLQHAQGVLSREIRSALETVGRKLNSDIETYVRSMSTRHRLPSKSTEDAVVPLMKYLEKELHYMNENLVQENFNSLLTPLWTNSIRTLYQVATQQKQEGGLMVFCQRLQYTLQCLEQCFYAEGNGLPLETLHTDDYKTLKSHLTHNSLNCQQLIEKFLDMKVWEQKVYSGEKYGAVTLIASYRRSDHRLRVEVLNAANLLPMDSNGSSDPFVQLCLEPRHVFPEVEPRTTQIKNCDLNPLFDEAFEFMVSVEQCQAVGACLVVTVLDYDTLRTDDFEGEAFLALKAVPGVGGGPGHQPDPSPAQIRLPLMHPKPNDDSILKLLESRRGEREAQAFVKKRRQREKQSQEEKQ